A section of the Citrus sinensis cultivar Valencia sweet orange chromosome 8, DVS_A1.0, whole genome shotgun sequence genome encodes:
- the LOC102618463 gene encoding helicase protein MOM1 isoform X6: MKLTWFLILLLWLQVKKHVSLRLTSTLYHQQEVLEYVVIRSKVFCRADIDSTKQEILFSLPTSREKLDGELCDASIAKTTEYHNMPSLHESRGDVHRKDDLMVDAIDNLGSLKEKTSKYVAYGGKLDSSRFVEYWIPVQISNVQLEQYCGTLLSKSLSLCSPLKNDPVGVLHDILISARKCCDHPYLVDKSLQSLLVKDLELAEYLDVGVKASGKLQLLDTMLSELKNLGSRVIILFQSIGGGSLGDILDDFVRQRFGSDSYERVDGNVLDSKKKAALQNFNNGSGRFVFLLETRACRPSIKLSSVHAVIIFHSDWSPVNDLRALQRITLDPQLEQIKVFRLYSFCTVEEKVLILAKQDKTPDGYAQNMRPSTSHVLLMWGASYLFNKLDEFHSGKIPASSSSNVFEQTLLNDVVQEFSTILTQNGEDNDTRKFNIILKVKQSQGTYSTSFPLFGESKVEGMDEERPHIFWTNLLEGKHPCWKYYSGSSQGSRKRVQYFDDLQKKPELEIDEVANKQRRVASNCVNQSSLKPGLEEGKTVSRDKEGTSVDSSTIHWTCASSSTLVNNFPETSRELSYLQKSLHLLLKPEMAKLCEVLKLREDVKDTVGKFLEYLMINHRVDREPPSMLQAFEISLCWTAASLRKQKIDHKESLELAKKHLHFSCKKGEADYVYSLLQCLKEVFELSMKDVSKYQSNARLSQSEIVSHRQELFKVAQKDFSRSIRGIQKKCQKQMAKLRHKQLEEKKDIDKRYEEQKAQLETKKRTEAAVIRYHCNGKMQMDKLKVLENEYAEKFKELERDRDVRLENLEALHVASMKKLSDKQTSWVEQVKSWLQIQLSNKPSSNEYGHSVECLQAVEQHNAHENLENNASNSIHISAGQNHDKLINIITPVSGEGGLESPVIQETVAGPLRLNNGGDKLDTIASAEASIAGLKERIEDSNSGDNQENNEPLNPCSREQILDGATLSMPDGHIQLGVTETISSSDGAGNCLLPVHSSGGKICDEARLSPEAQVPGEVAETVSSNDDLENVVPVNAPISKDQIPDGATTSMPDGEVLLRVPEAASSSNCTENFMDSPPGEEQIATVAISAVPNEEAPLRVPKNVNSSHGLENAISLNPLSKEQIPDGATSCIPSAEVLLKVPESSPGEIVESGNINGDKNEAFATTSENFNHNLPLHERSLTNPLPVLTQNIIEERPVPSNQALQDVCSELTASTGVQDGDATANDIQIALQVDPPLSNPVDAVASDDSSHRAAGTGPVACADAEPIVSRVGHQPSSENCFTNQFPQLENRVQISNQALSKQLVTSSAVNPSTDVQALQGVCFEPIASTGVQDGEATASEIETALQVEPPLPHPVDVAASSQSIHGAVGIEPVVSGTREVSGVGHQPGSQNCFVNQFAPSPIALVESQVEHSNQALSEIVTSSALNPATDASADGLRANFVDTGTAAMISGYNNRAVQNSAPVASRLPPHMISDPLQNELERLHKSADEAIRSHEENKLKLRSDCDREIEQVRRKYEIKLQEMESEFMLRKQELDANESKVLMNKIVAAAFRSKWMDMKDMKASSAGMQQEVSSSTIHQQLAFMLSWQTMQRPPVLAGSSGPPATSVQTTSAPAAIPITSPAASQHTAVPHASALFPGIPSRPPHVSSRVSPTINHQVSRGIRAPAPHLQPFRPSTSLASTSLPSSVLPTLPSNARPTSIPLLQRPLLSPLATCNTSLYNRAPGPETSGVVPSVPNPSLSAMDLLMDFVDNRSGASQILPSSLPSVSEFSSSSVPIVRPESNMQSSQANPGQMSEPVDIVCLSDDD, from the exons atgaagttGACATGGTTTCTGATTCTTCTGCTGTGGTTGCAAGTAAAGAAACATGTGTCTCTCAGGCTGACGTCAACCCTTTATCACCAGCAAGAAGTACTGGAATATGTGGTGATAAGAAGCAAAG TATTTTGCAGGGCTGACATTGATTCAACAAAGCAGGAAATcttgttttctcttccaaCATCAAGAGAAAAATTGGACGGGGAATTATGTGATGCCTCTATTGCTAAG ACAACTGAGTACCATAATATGCCGTCTCTGCATGAATCTCGTGGTGATGTACACAGGAAAGATGACTTAATGGTAGATGCTATTGATAATCTTGGCAGTTTGAAAGAGAAGACGTCAAAATATGTTGCATATGGAGGCAAGTTAGACTCCTCTAGGTTTGTGGAGTATTGGATTCCTGTACAGATATCCAATGTGCAGCTTGAGCAGTATTGTGGTACTTTGCTTTCAAAATCTTTGTCACTGTGCTCACCCTTAAAGAATGATCCTGTTGGGGTCCTCCATGATATTCTTATTTCCGCTCGAAAG TGCTGTGACCATCCATATCTTGTGGATAAATCCTTGCAAAGTTTGCTTGTTAAAGACCTCGAGTTGGCTGAATATTTAGATGTTGGAGTAAAAGCAAGTGGCAAGCTGCAACTTCTTGACACAATGCTCTCAGAGTTGAAAAATCTAGGTTCAAGAGTCATTATACTTTTCCAG TCTATTGGTGGTGGATCTCTTGGAGATATATTGGATGACTTTGTACGTCAAAGATTTGGTTCAGATTCTTATGAACGTGTGGATGGGAATGTTTTAGATTCAAAAAAGAAAGCTGCTCTGCAGAATTTTAATAATGGGAGCGGAAGATTTGTGTTTCTATTAGAAACCCGTGCTTGTCGTCCCAGCATCAAACTGTCTTCGGTTCATGCTGTTATTATATTTCATAGTGACTGGAGTCCGGTGAATGACCTGCGAGCCCTGCAAAGGATAACTCTTGATCCACAGCTTGAACAGATAAAAGTATTTCGTTTATATTCATTCTGTACTGTGGAAGAAAAAGTTCTGATCCTGGCAAAGCAAGATAAGACTCCTGATGGCTATGCACAGAACATGAGGCCAAGTACTAGTCATGTGCTGCTTATGTGGGGAGCATCCtacttattcaataaattgGATGAATTTCATAGTGGCAAAATTCCAGCCTCTAGTTCAAGCAACGTTTTTGAGCAAACACTTCTAAACGATGTGGTGCAGGAGTTCTCAACCATACTTACCCAGAATGGTGAAGATAATgatacaagaaaattcaatataattttgaaagtcAAACAAAGTCAGGGAACTTACAGtacttcttttcctttgttTGGTGAGTCAAAAGTTGAAGGGATGGACGAAGAGCGTCCGCATATATTTTGGACAAATTTGTTGGAGGGAAAACATCCATGCTGGAAATATTATTCTGGTTCATCTCAAGGAAGCCGGAAAAGGGttcaatattttgatgatttacAGAAGAAACCAGAGTTAGAGATTGATGAAGTTGCAAATAAGCAGAGGAGAGTGGCTAGCAATTGTGTTAATCAGTCCTCTCTCAAACCTGGACTAGAAGAAGGAAAGACTGTTTCGAGGGATAAGGAAG GAACTTCTGTGGATAGTAGTACAATTCACTGGACGTGTGCTTCTTCCTCAACGTTGGTCAATAATTTCCCGGAAACTTCCAGAGAATTGAGTTATTTGCAGAAGAgtcttcatcttcttttgaAGCCAGAGATGGCAAAACTTTGTGAAGTTCTAAAACTCAGA GAGGATGTTAAGGATACGGTTGGGAAGTTTCTTGAATATCTGATGATCAATCACCGTGTTGATAGAGAGCCCCCTTCAATGTTGCAGGCTTTTGAGATATCTCTG TGTTGGACTGCAGCTTCTTTGCGGAAACAGAAAATTGATCATAAAGAGTCACTTGAGCTTGCAAAGAAGCATTTGCATTTTAGCTGCAAGAAAGGAGAGGCAGATTATGTTTATTCTTTGTTACAATGTCTGAAGGAAGTGTTTGAATTGTCCATGAAAGATGTTAGCAAGTATCAGTCAAATGCTAGACTGTCTCAGTCAGAAATAGTTTCTCATCGACAGGAACTTTTCAAGGTGGCCCAGAAAGATTTTTCAAGAAGTATTAGAGGAATCCAGAAGAAATGTCAAAAGCAGATGGCGAAACTTCGCCATAAGCAGCTGGAAGAGAAAAAAGACATTGATAAAAGGTATGAGGAACAAAAGGCACAACTGGAGACTAAGAAAAGAACGGAGGCAGCTGTTATTCGTTATCATTGTAATGGTAAAATGCAAATGGATAAGCTAAAGGTATTGGAAAATGAATATGcagagaaatttaaagaacttGAACGTGACAGAGATGTGCGACTTGAAAATCTTGAGGCATTGCATGTGGCTTCCATGAAGAAGCTGAGTGACAAACAGACTAGTTGGGTGGAACAAGTGAAATCCTGGTTACAAATTCAGTTATCAAATAAGCCATCATCCAATGAATATGGACATAGTGTGGAATGCTTGCAGGCTGTTGAACAACATAATGCTCATGAGAATCTGGAGAATAATGCCTCTAATTCTATTCACATTTCTGCAGGGCAGAATCACGACAAACTTATTAACATTATTACACCGGTCAGCGGGGAGGGAGGGTTGGAGTCACCTGTAATTCAAGAAACTGTAGCTGGTCCACTTAGGCTCAATAACGGAGGTGATAAATTGGATACCATAGCTTCTGCAGAAGCATCAATTGCTGGATTAAAGGAACGTATAGAAGATAGCAATTCAGGTGACAATCAAGAAAACAATGAGCCTTTGAATCCTTGTTCCAGAGAACAGATTCTTGATGGAGCCACGTTAAGCATGCCAGATGGACATATTCAATTGGGAGTTACTGAAACTATTAGTTCTAGTGATGGTGCTGGGAATTGCCTTCTGCCTGTGCATTCTTCTGGTGGAAAAATTTGTGATGAGGCTAGATTGAGTCCCGAGGCGCAGGTTCCTGGGGAAGTAGCCGAGACAGTAAGTTCCAATGATGATCTTGAGAATGTTGTTCCTGTGAATGCACCAATATCTAAAGACCAAATTCCTGATGGAGCCACAACAAGCATGCCTGATGGAGAGGTTTTATTGAGGGTCCCTGAGGCTGCTAGTTCCAGTAACTGTACAGAGAATTTTATGGATTCTCCTCCAGGGGAAGAACAGATTGCTACCGTAGCCATATCAGCCGTGCCTAATGAAGAAGCTCCTTTGAGAGTGCCTAAGAATGTCAATTCCAGTCACGGTCTAGAAAATGCCATCTCTCTCAATCCTTTATCTAAAGAACAAATTCCTGATGGAGCCACATCATGTATTCCTAGTGCAGAGGTTCTATTGAAGGTTCCTGAAAGTTCTCCTGGTGAAATAGTGGAGAGTGGTAATATTAATGGAGATAAAAATGAAGCATTTGCTACGACCTCTGAAAATTTCAATCATAATTTGCCTCTGCATGAACGGTCTCTCACAAACCCACTTCCAGTTCTGACTCAGAATATCATTGAGGAAAGGCCAGTGCCATCAAATCAG GCTCTCCAAGACGTATGTTCTGAACTCACCGCATCAACTGGAGTGCAAGATGGAGATGCAACAGCTAATGATATACAGATTGCTTTGCAAGTTGATCCTCCTCTATCTAATCCTGTTGATGCTGTAGCATCAGATGATTCTAGTCACAGAGCAGCAGGCACAGGACCTGTAGCTTGTGCGGATGCGGAACCTATAGTCAGTAGGGTAGGACATCAGCCAAGCAGTGAAAATTGTTTCACCAATCAATTTCCTCAGTTAGAAAACCGAGTTCAGATCTCTAATCAAGCTCTTTCAAAGCAGCTTGTAACAAGTTCTGCAGTCAATCCTTCCACTGATGTGCAGGCCCTCCAAGGTGTATGTTTTGAACCCATCGCATCAACTGGAGTGCAAGATGGAGAAGCAACAGCTAGTGAAATAGAGACTGCTTTGCAGGTTGAACCTCCTCTACCTCACCCGGTTGATGTTGCAGCATCAAGTCAATCTATTCACGGAGCAGTAGGCATAGAACCTGTAGTTAGTGGGACCAGGGAAGTCAGTGGAGTAGGACATCAGCCAGGCAGTCAAAACTGTTTCGTGAATCAGTTTGCTCCATCTCCAATAGCATTGGTAGAAAGCCAAGTTGAGCACTCTAATCAAGCTCTTTCAGAGATTGTAACAAGTTCTGCACTCAATCCTGCCACTGATGCTTCTGCTGATGGGTTGAGAGCAAATTTTGTGGACACCGGGACAGCGGCAATGATTTCTGGCTACAATAATCGTGCAGTACAAAATTCAGCCCCAGTGGCATCTCGGTTGCCCCCTCACATGATTTCGGACCCTCTACAGAATGAATTAGAAAGATTACACAAATCTGCGGATGAAGCCATTAGGAGCCATGAAGAAAAT AAGCTTAAGCTGAGATCTGATTGTGACCGGGAGATTGAGCAAGTTCGTAGGAAGTATGAGATAAAGCTTCAGGAGATGGAGTCGGAATTTATGCTCAGAAAACAGGAGCTGGATGCAAATGAAAGTAAAGTTCTGATGAATAAGATTGTGGCAGCCGCTTTTAGGTCTAAGTGGATGGATATGAAAGATATGAAAGCATCCAGTGCAGGGATGCAACAAG AGGTTTCTTCTAGCACCATTCATCAGCAGCTGGCATTCATGCTATCATGGCAAACTATGCAAAGACCTCCTGTTTTGGCAGGTTCATCTGGCCCACCTGCCACTTCTGTGCAGACTACTTCCGCTCCTGCAGCCATACCAATTACATCTCCTGCAGCAAGTCAACATACTGCAGTTCCCCATGCCTCGGCACTTTTCCCAGGCATTCCTTCAAGACCACCCCATGTTAGCTCCAGAGTCTCTCCTACGATAAATCACCAAGTCAGCAGAGGAATTCGTGCTCCTGCTCCACATTTACAACCATTTAGACCATCAACATCCCTTGCTTCAACCAGTCTTCCTTCTTCTGTTTTGCCAACTCTACCCAGTAATGCCCGTCCAACCTCTATCCCACTTCTCCAGCGACCTCTTCTATCACCATTGGCAACATGCAATACTAGTCTTTACAACAGGGCACCGGGGCCTGAAACTTCTGGAGTTGTGCCATCTGTTCCCAATCCTTCTCTGTCAGCCATGGATTTGCTTATGGATTTTGTTGACAATAGAAGTGGGGCAAGTCAAATTCTGCCCAGCAGTTTGCCCTCAGTATCAGAATTCAGTTCATCAAGTGTTCCAATTGTCCGACCTGAATCTAACATGCAGAGTTCGCAGGCTAACCCCGGGCAGATGAGTGAACCTGTAGACATTGTTTGTTTGTCAGATGATGACTGA
- the LOC102618463 gene encoding helicase protein MOM1 isoform X7 encodes MKLTWFLILLLWLQVKKHVSLRLTSTLYHQQEVLEYVVIRSKGLTLIQQSRKSCFLFQHQEKNWTGNYVMPLLLRKDDLMVDAIDNLGSLKEKTSKYVAYGGKLDSSRFVEYWIPVQISNVQLEQYCGTLLSKSLSLCSPLKNDPVGVLHDILISARKCCDHPYLVDKSLQSLLVKDLELAEYLDVGVKASGKLQLLDTMLSELKNLGSRVIILFQSIGGGSLGDILDDFVRQRFGSDSYERVDGNVLDSKKKAALQNFNNGSGRFVFLLETRACRPSIKLSSVHAVIIFHSDWSPVNDLRALQRITLDPQLEQIKVFRLYSFCTVEEKVLILAKQDKTPDGYAQNMRPSTSHVLLMWGASYLFNKLDEFHSGKIPASSSSNVFEQTLLNDVVQEFSTILTQNGEDNDTRKFNIILKVKQSQGTYSTSFPLFGESKVEGMDEERPHIFWTNLLEGKHPCWKYYSGSSQGSRKRVQYFDDLQKKPELEIDEVANKQRRVASNCVNQSSLKPGLEEGKTVSRDKEGTSVDSSTIHWTCASSSTLVNNFPETSRELSYLQKSLHLLLKPEMAKLCEVLKLREDVKDTVGKFLEYLMINHRVDREPPSMLQAFEISLCWTAASLRKQKIDHKESLELAKKHLHFSCKKGEADYVYSLLQCLKEVFELSMKDVSKYQSNARLSQSEIVSHRQELFKVAQKDFSRSIRGIQKKCQKQMAKLRHKQLEEKKDIDKRYEEQKAQLETKKRTEAAVIRYHCNGKMQMDKLKVLENEYAEKFKELERDRDVRLENLEALHVASMKKLSDKQTSWVEQVKSWLQIQLSNKPSSNEYGHSVECLQAVEQHNAHENLENNASNSIHISAGQNHDKLINIITPVSGEGGLESPVIQETVAGPLRLNNGGDKLDTIASAEASIAGLKERIEDSNSGDNQENNEPLNPCSREQILDGATLSMPDGHIQLGVTETISSSDGAGNCLLPVHSSGGKICDEARLSPEAQVPGEVAETVSSNDDLENVVPVNAPISKDQIPDGATTSMPDGEVLLRVPEAASSSNCTENFMDSPPGEEQIATVAISAVPNEEAPLRVPKNVNSSHGLENAISLNPLSKEQIPDGATSCIPSAEVLLKVPESSPGEIVESGNINGDKNEAFATTSENFNHNLPLHERSLTNPLPVLTQNIIEERPVPSNQALQDVCSELTASTGVQDGDATANDIQIALQVDPPLSNPVDAVASDDSSHRAAGTGPVACADAEPIVSRVGHQPSSENCFTNQFPQLENRVQISNQALSKQLVTSSAVNPSTDVQALQGVCFEPIASTGVQDGEATASEIETALQVEPPLPHPVDVAASSQSIHGAVGIEPVVSGTREVSGVGHQPGSQNCFVNQFAPSPIALVESQVEHSNQALSEIVTSSALNPATDASADGLRANFVDTGTAAMISGYNNRAVQNSAPVASRLPPHMISDPLQNELERLHKSADEAIRSHEENKLKLRSDCDREIEQVRRKYEIKLQEMESEFMLRKQELDANESKVLMNKIVAAAFRSKWMDMKDMKASSAGMQQEVSSSTIHQQLAFMLSWQTMQRPPVLAGSSGPPATSVQTTSAPAAIPITSPAASQHTAVPHASALFPGIPSRPPHVSSRVSPTINHQVSRGIRAPAPHLQPFRPSTSLASTSLPSSVLPTLPSNARPTSIPLLQRPLLSPLATCNTSLYNRAPGPETSGVVPSVPNPSLSAMDLLMDFVDNRSGASQILPSSLPSVSEFSSSSVPIVRPESNMQSSQANPGQMSEPVDIVCLSDDD; translated from the exons atgaagttGACATGGTTTCTGATTCTTCTGCTGTGGTTGCAAGTAAAGAAACATGTGTCTCTCAGGCTGACGTCAACCCTTTATCACCAGCAAGAAGTACTGGAATATGTGGTGATAAGAAGCAAAG GGCTGACATTGATTCAACAAAGCAGGAAATcttgttttctcttccaaCATCAAGAGAAAAATTGGACGGGGAATTATGTGATGCCTCTATTGCTAAG GAAAGATGACTTAATGGTAGATGCTATTGATAATCTTGGCAGTTTGAAAGAGAAGACGTCAAAATATGTTGCATATGGAGGCAAGTTAGACTCCTCTAGGTTTGTGGAGTATTGGATTCCTGTACAGATATCCAATGTGCAGCTTGAGCAGTATTGTGGTACTTTGCTTTCAAAATCTTTGTCACTGTGCTCACCCTTAAAGAATGATCCTGTTGGGGTCCTCCATGATATTCTTATTTCCGCTCGAAAG TGCTGTGACCATCCATATCTTGTGGATAAATCCTTGCAAAGTTTGCTTGTTAAAGACCTCGAGTTGGCTGAATATTTAGATGTTGGAGTAAAAGCAAGTGGCAAGCTGCAACTTCTTGACACAATGCTCTCAGAGTTGAAAAATCTAGGTTCAAGAGTCATTATACTTTTCCAG TCTATTGGTGGTGGATCTCTTGGAGATATATTGGATGACTTTGTACGTCAAAGATTTGGTTCAGATTCTTATGAACGTGTGGATGGGAATGTTTTAGATTCAAAAAAGAAAGCTGCTCTGCAGAATTTTAATAATGGGAGCGGAAGATTTGTGTTTCTATTAGAAACCCGTGCTTGTCGTCCCAGCATCAAACTGTCTTCGGTTCATGCTGTTATTATATTTCATAGTGACTGGAGTCCGGTGAATGACCTGCGAGCCCTGCAAAGGATAACTCTTGATCCACAGCTTGAACAGATAAAAGTATTTCGTTTATATTCATTCTGTACTGTGGAAGAAAAAGTTCTGATCCTGGCAAAGCAAGATAAGACTCCTGATGGCTATGCACAGAACATGAGGCCAAGTACTAGTCATGTGCTGCTTATGTGGGGAGCATCCtacttattcaataaattgGATGAATTTCATAGTGGCAAAATTCCAGCCTCTAGTTCAAGCAACGTTTTTGAGCAAACACTTCTAAACGATGTGGTGCAGGAGTTCTCAACCATACTTACCCAGAATGGTGAAGATAATgatacaagaaaattcaatataattttgaaagtcAAACAAAGTCAGGGAACTTACAGtacttcttttcctttgttTGGTGAGTCAAAAGTTGAAGGGATGGACGAAGAGCGTCCGCATATATTTTGGACAAATTTGTTGGAGGGAAAACATCCATGCTGGAAATATTATTCTGGTTCATCTCAAGGAAGCCGGAAAAGGGttcaatattttgatgatttacAGAAGAAACCAGAGTTAGAGATTGATGAAGTTGCAAATAAGCAGAGGAGAGTGGCTAGCAATTGTGTTAATCAGTCCTCTCTCAAACCTGGACTAGAAGAAGGAAAGACTGTTTCGAGGGATAAGGAAG GAACTTCTGTGGATAGTAGTACAATTCACTGGACGTGTGCTTCTTCCTCAACGTTGGTCAATAATTTCCCGGAAACTTCCAGAGAATTGAGTTATTTGCAGAAGAgtcttcatcttcttttgaAGCCAGAGATGGCAAAACTTTGTGAAGTTCTAAAACTCAGA GAGGATGTTAAGGATACGGTTGGGAAGTTTCTTGAATATCTGATGATCAATCACCGTGTTGATAGAGAGCCCCCTTCAATGTTGCAGGCTTTTGAGATATCTCTG TGTTGGACTGCAGCTTCTTTGCGGAAACAGAAAATTGATCATAAAGAGTCACTTGAGCTTGCAAAGAAGCATTTGCATTTTAGCTGCAAGAAAGGAGAGGCAGATTATGTTTATTCTTTGTTACAATGTCTGAAGGAAGTGTTTGAATTGTCCATGAAAGATGTTAGCAAGTATCAGTCAAATGCTAGACTGTCTCAGTCAGAAATAGTTTCTCATCGACAGGAACTTTTCAAGGTGGCCCAGAAAGATTTTTCAAGAAGTATTAGAGGAATCCAGAAGAAATGTCAAAAGCAGATGGCGAAACTTCGCCATAAGCAGCTGGAAGAGAAAAAAGACATTGATAAAAGGTATGAGGAACAAAAGGCACAACTGGAGACTAAGAAAAGAACGGAGGCAGCTGTTATTCGTTATCATTGTAATGGTAAAATGCAAATGGATAAGCTAAAGGTATTGGAAAATGAATATGcagagaaatttaaagaacttGAACGTGACAGAGATGTGCGACTTGAAAATCTTGAGGCATTGCATGTGGCTTCCATGAAGAAGCTGAGTGACAAACAGACTAGTTGGGTGGAACAAGTGAAATCCTGGTTACAAATTCAGTTATCAAATAAGCCATCATCCAATGAATATGGACATAGTGTGGAATGCTTGCAGGCTGTTGAACAACATAATGCTCATGAGAATCTGGAGAATAATGCCTCTAATTCTATTCACATTTCTGCAGGGCAGAATCACGACAAACTTATTAACATTATTACACCGGTCAGCGGGGAGGGAGGGTTGGAGTCACCTGTAATTCAAGAAACTGTAGCTGGTCCACTTAGGCTCAATAACGGAGGTGATAAATTGGATACCATAGCTTCTGCAGAAGCATCAATTGCTGGATTAAAGGAACGTATAGAAGATAGCAATTCAGGTGACAATCAAGAAAACAATGAGCCTTTGAATCCTTGTTCCAGAGAACAGATTCTTGATGGAGCCACGTTAAGCATGCCAGATGGACATATTCAATTGGGAGTTACTGAAACTATTAGTTCTAGTGATGGTGCTGGGAATTGCCTTCTGCCTGTGCATTCTTCTGGTGGAAAAATTTGTGATGAGGCTAGATTGAGTCCCGAGGCGCAGGTTCCTGGGGAAGTAGCCGAGACAGTAAGTTCCAATGATGATCTTGAGAATGTTGTTCCTGTGAATGCACCAATATCTAAAGACCAAATTCCTGATGGAGCCACAACAAGCATGCCTGATGGAGAGGTTTTATTGAGGGTCCCTGAGGCTGCTAGTTCCAGTAACTGTACAGAGAATTTTATGGATTCTCCTCCAGGGGAAGAACAGATTGCTACCGTAGCCATATCAGCCGTGCCTAATGAAGAAGCTCCTTTGAGAGTGCCTAAGAATGTCAATTCCAGTCACGGTCTAGAAAATGCCATCTCTCTCAATCCTTTATCTAAAGAACAAATTCCTGATGGAGCCACATCATGTATTCCTAGTGCAGAGGTTCTATTGAAGGTTCCTGAAAGTTCTCCTGGTGAAATAGTGGAGAGTGGTAATATTAATGGAGATAAAAATGAAGCATTTGCTACGACCTCTGAAAATTTCAATCATAATTTGCCTCTGCATGAACGGTCTCTCACAAACCCACTTCCAGTTCTGACTCAGAATATCATTGAGGAAAGGCCAGTGCCATCAAATCAG GCTCTCCAAGACGTATGTTCTGAACTCACCGCATCAACTGGAGTGCAAGATGGAGATGCAACAGCTAATGATATACAGATTGCTTTGCAAGTTGATCCTCCTCTATCTAATCCTGTTGATGCTGTAGCATCAGATGATTCTAGTCACAGAGCAGCAGGCACAGGACCTGTAGCTTGTGCGGATGCGGAACCTATAGTCAGTAGGGTAGGACATCAGCCAAGCAGTGAAAATTGTTTCACCAATCAATTTCCTCAGTTAGAAAACCGAGTTCAGATCTCTAATCAAGCTCTTTCAAAGCAGCTTGTAACAAGTTCTGCAGTCAATCCTTCCACTGATGTGCAGGCCCTCCAAGGTGTATGTTTTGAACCCATCGCATCAACTGGAGTGCAAGATGGAGAAGCAACAGCTAGTGAAATAGAGACTGCTTTGCAGGTTGAACCTCCTCTACCTCACCCGGTTGATGTTGCAGCATCAAGTCAATCTATTCACGGAGCAGTAGGCATAGAACCTGTAGTTAGTGGGACCAGGGAAGTCAGTGGAGTAGGACATCAGCCAGGCAGTCAAAACTGTTTCGTGAATCAGTTTGCTCCATCTCCAATAGCATTGGTAGAAAGCCAAGTTGAGCACTCTAATCAAGCTCTTTCAGAGATTGTAACAAGTTCTGCACTCAATCCTGCCACTGATGCTTCTGCTGATGGGTTGAGAGCAAATTTTGTGGACACCGGGACAGCGGCAATGATTTCTGGCTACAATAATCGTGCAGTACAAAATTCAGCCCCAGTGGCATCTCGGTTGCCCCCTCACATGATTTCGGACCCTCTACAGAATGAATTAGAAAGATTACACAAATCTGCGGATGAAGCCATTAGGAGCCATGAAGAAAAT AAGCTTAAGCTGAGATCTGATTGTGACCGGGAGATTGAGCAAGTTCGTAGGAAGTATGAGATAAAGCTTCAGGAGATGGAGTCGGAATTTATGCTCAGAAAACAGGAGCTGGATGCAAATGAAAGTAAAGTTCTGATGAATAAGATTGTGGCAGCCGCTTTTAGGTCTAAGTGGATGGATATGAAAGATATGAAAGCATCCAGTGCAGGGATGCAACAAG AGGTTTCTTCTAGCACCATTCATCAGCAGCTGGCATTCATGCTATCATGGCAAACTATGCAAAGACCTCCTGTTTTGGCAGGTTCATCTGGCCCACCTGCCACTTCTGTGCAGACTACTTCCGCTCCTGCAGCCATACCAATTACATCTCCTGCAGCAAGTCAACATACTGCAGTTCCCCATGCCTCGGCACTTTTCCCAGGCATTCCTTCAAGACCACCCCATGTTAGCTCCAGAGTCTCTCCTACGATAAATCACCAAGTCAGCAGAGGAATTCGTGCTCCTGCTCCACATTTACAACCATTTAGACCATCAACATCCCTTGCTTCAACCAGTCTTCCTTCTTCTGTTTTGCCAACTCTACCCAGTAATGCCCGTCCAACCTCTATCCCACTTCTCCAGCGACCTCTTCTATCACCATTGGCAACATGCAATACTAGTCTTTACAACAGGGCACCGGGGCCTGAAACTTCTGGAGTTGTGCCATCTGTTCCCAATCCTTCTCTGTCAGCCATGGATTTGCTTATGGATTTTGTTGACAATAGAAGTGGGGCAAGTCAAATTCTGCCCAGCAGTTTGCCCTCAGTATCAGAATTCAGTTCATCAAGTGTTCCAATTGTCCGACCTGAATCTAACATGCAGAGTTCGCAGGCTAACCCCGGGCAGATGAGTGAACCTGTAGACATTGTTTGTTTGTCAGATGATGACTGA